The Halomonas sp. KG2 genome contains a region encoding:
- a CDS encoding GntR family transcriptional regulator encodes MTYPPLRQQRLADVITERLEAMILEGSLKPGQRLPPERELAERFGVSRPSLREAIQKLAARGLLTSRQGGGTFVNETLNSGYTDPLLEMLSRHNEFHLDLLEFRDAMEGISAYYAALRSTPADKAVLIQRFEELDGGFVGANPAQEAKLDAAFHLAIAEAAHNVLLLHTIRGIFHLLEQSIVDNLAHLFAKPDSRSQLMKQHRALLDAILEGRAEDARSRAHEHLVYVEEGLLEMARAETRAQRALRRAQGTSSTPA; translated from the coding sequence ATGACTTATCCACCGCTCCGCCAGCAGCGCTTGGCTGATGTGATTACCGAGCGCCTTGAGGCAATGATTCTTGAAGGTAGCCTCAAGCCTGGTCAGCGCCTCCCCCCAGAAAGAGAGCTTGCTGAACGGTTTGGCGTGTCGCGCCCCTCTCTACGTGAGGCCATTCAAAAGCTTGCCGCACGAGGCCTGCTTACCAGCCGCCAAGGGGGTGGTACCTTCGTGAATGAAACGCTAAACAGCGGCTACACCGACCCTTTGTTGGAGATGCTTTCCCGGCACAACGAATTTCATTTGGATTTGCTTGAGTTTCGCGATGCGATGGAAGGCATTTCGGCTTATTACGCCGCGTTACGCTCGACGCCAGCGGACAAAGCCGTATTAATCCAGCGCTTTGAAGAACTTGACGGTGGATTTGTGGGCGCTAACCCCGCCCAGGAAGCAAAGTTGGATGCCGCCTTCCACCTCGCTATTGCAGAAGCCGCTCATAACGTACTGTTACTTCACACTATTCGAGGAATTTTTCATTTATTAGAGCAGAGCATCGTTGATAACCTCGCCCATCTTTTTGCAAAGCCTGACTCGCGCTCGCAGTTAATGAAGCAGCACCGCGCGCTGCTAGATGCGATTTTAGAAGGCCGTGCTGAAGATGCCCGCAGCCGAGCGCACGAACACCTAGTGTACGTTGAGGAAGGTCTTCTCGAGATGGCCAGAGCGGAAACACGCGCCCAGCGAGCCCTGCGTCGTGCCCAAGGTACCAGTAGCACACCCGCATGA
- the lldD gene encoding FMN-dependent L-lactate dehydrogenase LldD, whose translation MIISSPTDYRLAAKRRIPPFLFHYADGGSYAEHTLRHNVEDLAGIALRQRVLKDMSSLSLETELFGEKMAMPLALAPVGLTGMYARRGEVQAARAATKKGIPFTLSTVSVCPIAEVAAAVERPIWFQLYVLKDRGFMKHVLERAKAAGVKTLVFTVDMPVPGARYRDAHSGMSGKSGPMKRMLQAALHPLWAWDVGVHGRPHDLGNVSDYRGQPTELEDYIAWLGDNFDPSISWKDLDWIREQWDGPMVIKGILDADDARDAVRFGADGIVVSNHGGRQLDGVPSTARALPAIADAVKGDLAILADSGVRNGLDVVRMIAMGADAALIGRAFIYALAAAGEAGVANLLELFEKEMKVAMTLTGARTIADLSTESLVPDSIPALT comes from the coding sequence ATGATCATTTCATCACCGACGGACTACCGCCTAGCTGCCAAGCGTCGTATTCCCCCGTTTCTATTTCACTATGCTGATGGTGGGTCATACGCAGAGCATACGTTGCGGCACAATGTTGAAGACCTAGCGGGTATCGCGTTGCGGCAACGGGTGTTGAAGGATATGTCGTCGCTATCGCTGGAAACCGAACTGTTTGGTGAAAAGATGGCAATGCCTCTTGCCTTGGCGCCGGTGGGGCTAACAGGCATGTACGCTAGGCGTGGTGAAGTCCAGGCAGCACGGGCAGCGACCAAGAAGGGCATACCGTTTACGTTATCGACGGTCTCCGTATGCCCAATTGCCGAAGTGGCAGCGGCAGTGGAGCGGCCTATCTGGTTTCAGCTTTATGTATTGAAGGATCGGGGCTTTATGAAGCACGTGCTTGAGCGTGCCAAGGCGGCAGGGGTTAAAACATTGGTCTTTACCGTTGATATGCCTGTGCCTGGAGCGCGTTATCGCGATGCCCATTCAGGCATGAGCGGCAAAAGCGGGCCTATGAAGCGTATGCTTCAGGCTGCGTTGCATCCTCTTTGGGCTTGGGATGTCGGTGTGCATGGTCGCCCGCATGATCTAGGCAACGTGTCTGATTATCGTGGTCAGCCGACGGAGCTCGAAGATTATATTGCCTGGCTTGGCGATAACTTTGACCCCTCTATTTCCTGGAAAGATCTGGATTGGATTCGTGAGCAGTGGGATGGCCCAATGGTTATTAAGGGCATACTGGATGCTGATGATGCCCGTGATGCAGTCCGCTTTGGGGCTGATGGCATTGTAGTTTCAAACCACGGTGGCCGTCAGCTGGATGGCGTGCCTTCTACCGCGCGTGCCCTGCCTGCTATTGCAGATGCAGTTAAGGGTGACCTGGCCATTCTGGCTGATTCTGGTGTGCGTAATGGGTTGGATGTAGTAAGGATGATTGCCATGGGCGCAGATGCGGCATTGATTGGTCGCGCCTTTATCTATGCGCTTGCAGCAGCAGGTGAGGCAGGAGTTGCTAACCTGCTTGAGCTTTTCGAAAAAGAGATGAAGGTGGCGATGACGCTCACCGGTGCGCGAACGATTGCTGATCTCAGCACCGAGTCATTAGTGCCTGACTCAATTCCTGCGCTTACATAA